The Fragaria vesca subsp. vesca linkage group LG2, FraVesHawaii_1.0, whole genome shotgun sequence genome includes a window with the following:
- the LOC101295390 gene encoding receptor-like protein kinase HSL1-like, giving the protein MAKILLPLFFSILISIPLNVISQSTDSDRSILLKLKQEWGDPPSIQSWNSSSSPCDWPEISCTAGAVTGLLLGEKNITEEIPATICDLRNLTVLNLSWNYIPGEFPVVLYNCFKLQYLDLSQNYLVGEIPGDIDRISSLQYLDVSGNNFSGDIPAAIGNLTQLKVLNLNLNLFNGTFPSDIGKLSNLEILDMSFNGEMMAAQIPEEFGKLGKLKEFRMRLSNLIGQIPETFSNLVSLQELDLAINKLEGKIPDGLFLLKDLRILFLFHNRLTGEIPVTVGAMSLEQIDLAMNNLTGSIPPDFGKLSNLTVLNLYTNKLNGGIPASLGLITTLKGFRVFKNQLNGTLPPEMGLHSKLEGFEVSENQLSGALPEHLCSKGLLQGAIAFSNKLSGELPKGLGNCTALRSVQLYNNSFSGELPKGLWTSLNLSTLMISNNSFSGELPRTRLAWNLSRLEISNNRFSGEIPVQVSSWQTLVVFKASGNLFTGKIPVELTSLSKLNTLSLDGNRFSGELPSEIIAWTSLTTLDLSRNELSGYIPTAIGSLPDLLYLDLSGNKFSGQIPSELGHLRLNSLNLSSNELSGKIPDVFDNLVYENSFLNNSNLCANSPILNLPNCYTKLHSSHKLSSKVLAMILVLSIVVFIVAVLLTFFVVRDHRRKKRGHDLATWKLTSFQRLDFTEFNVLANLTDTNLIGSGGSGKVYRVSTNCPSEFVAVKRIWNSKELDQRLEKEFNAEVEILGSIRHSNIVKLLCCISSENSKLLVYEYMENHSLDKWLHGKKTKTKQMAGMTLARHVVLDWPKRLEIAIGSAQGLYYMHHECSPPVIHRDVKSSNILLDSKFKARIADFGLAKILAKHGEGEPHTMSVIAGSFGYIAPEYAYTMKINEKTDVFSFGVVLLELTTGREPNNGGEYTNLAEWAWQQYGEGKNIDEALDEDVKKTCYSEEMATVFKLGLICTSTLPSTRPSMKEVLHILRGYGSSDGYDIKKVGSEFDIAPLLNTASYLSSYKRSKKKDDSIVFSV; this is encoded by the exons ATGGCCAAAATACTCCTACCCCTCTTCTTCTCTATCCTCATCTCCATACCCCTCAACGTAATTTCACAATCCACGGACTCCGACCGGTCGATCCTACTCAAACTGAAGCAGGAATGGGGCGATCCGCCGTCCATCCAGTCCTGGAACTCCTCATCATCACCGTGCGATTGGCCGGAGATTAGCTGCACAGCCGGCGCGGTCACCGGACTCTTACTCGGAGAAAAAAATATCACGGAGGAAATTCCGGCGACTATTTGCGACCTTCGGAACCTCACCGTGCTCAACCTCTCCTGGAATTACATTCCCGGCGAGTTTCCGGTGGTTCTCTACAACTGCTTCAAGCTCCAGTACCTCGACCTGTCTCAAAACTACCTCGTCGGAGAAATTCCCGGCGATATTGACCGGATATCATCTCTGCAGTACTTGGACGTCAGCGGGAACAACTTCTCCGGCGACATTCCAGCGGCGATCGGAAACTTAACGCAGCTGAAGGTTTTGAATCTTAATTTAAATCTTTTCAACGGAACTTTTCCGAGCGATATCGGCAAGTTGTCGAATCTCGAGATCTTAGACATGTCGTTTAACGGTGAGATGATGGCTGCGCAAATCCCAGAGGAGTTTGGAAAGCTGGGGAAGCTGAAGGAGTTCCGGATGAGGCTGTCGAATTTGATCGGTCAAATCCCGGAGACTTTTTCTAATCTTGTGAGCCTCCAGGAGCTTGATCTTGCGATTAACAAATTGGAAGGGAAGATTCCTGATGGCTTGTTTTTGTTGAAGGATTTGAGAATCTTGTTTCTGTTTCACAATAGATTGACCGGAGAGATTCCGGTCACAGTTGGAGCCATGAGTTTGGAGCAAATTGACCTCGCTATGAACAACTTGACCGGCTCAATCCCACCGGATTTCGGCAAGCTGAGCAATCTGACTGTGTTGAATCTGTACACGAATAAGTTGAACGGTGGAATTCCAGCGAGTTTAGGCCTGATTACGACGCTGAAGGGCTTTCGGGTTTTCAAGAACCAGCTGAATGGGACTCTGCCGCCGGAGATGGGCCTTCACTCGAAGCTTGAAGGGTTTGAGGTTTCGGAGAATCAGCTGAGTGGTGCACTGCCGGAGCATCTGTGCAGCAAAGGCTTGTTGCAAGGAGCTATTGCATTCTCTAACAAACTTAGCGGAGAGTTGCCTAAAGGGCTTGGGAATTGTACTGCTTTGCGTTCGGTGCAACTCTACAACAACAGTTTTTCCGGTGAGCTACCCAAGGGGCTTTGGACTTCACTGAATCTTTCGACGCTGATGATTAGCAACAATTCTTTTTCGGGGGAGCTTCCGAGGACAAGGCTGGCTTGGAATCTGTCTAGGCTGGAAATCAGCAACAACAGATTTTCTGGTGAAATCCCGGTTCAAGTTTCATCTTGGCAGACTTTGGTTGTTTTCAAGGCAAGTGGGAATCTGTTTACAGGGAAAATCCCAGTAGAATTGACAAGTCTTTCTAAGCTGAACACTTTGTCACTCGATGGGAATAGATTTTCAGGTGAATTACCATCAGAGATCATTGCGTGGACATCGTTGACTACTCTGGATCTCTCAAGAAATGAGCTTTCAGGTTACATTCCAACAGCTATTGGTTCTTTGCCAGACCTCCTTTACTTGGATTTGTCAGGAAACAAATTTTCAGGTCAAATCCCATCTGAATTAGGTCACTTGAGGCTCAACTCCCTCAACTTGTCTTCAAATGAGCTTTCCGGGAAGATCCCTGATGTGTTTGATAACCTTGTTTATGAAAACAGTTTCCTGAACAATTCAAATCTATGTGCCAATAGTCCGATTCTAAACCTTCCCAATTGCTACACCAAACTCCATAGTTCCCACAAGTTATCCTCCAAAGTCCTTGCCATGATCTTAGTTCTTTCCATTGTTGTGTTTATAGTTGCTGTTCTATTGACATTTTTTGTTGTAAGAGACCACCGGAGGAAGAAGCGCGGCCATGACTTGGCGACATGGAAGCTCACCTCATTCCAGAGGTTGGATTTCACCGAGTTCAATGTCTTGGCAAACTTGACTGATACTAATCTCATTGGGAGTGGAGGCTCAGGGAAGGTTTATCGAGTTAGTACTAACTGCCCAAGTGAATTTGTCGCGGTGAAGAGGATTTGGAACAGCAAGGAACTGGATCAGAGGCTCGAGAAAGAATTCAATGCTGAGGTTGAGATACTGGGCAGCATTCGTCATTCGAATATTGTCAAGTTGCTGTGCTGCATTTCTAGTGAGAATTCAAAGCTTTTAGTGTATGAATACATGGAGAATCATAGCCTAGATAAGTGGCTTCATGGAAAGAAGACAAAGACAAAGCAAATGGCAGGGATGACTTTGGCTCGTCATGTTGTTTTGGACTGGCCAAAGAGATTGGAGATTGCAATAGGATCTGCACAAGGCTTGTACTACATGCACCATGAGTGCTCTCCCCCGGTAATTCATAGAGATGTCAAGTCCAGCAATATTTTGTTGGACTCAAAGTTCAAAGCTCGCATTGCAGATTTCGGGCTGGCTAAGATCTTGGCCAAGCATGGAGAAGGAGAACCCCACACTATGTCTGTTATTGCAGGCTCTTTTGGTTATATTGCCCCAG AATATGCTTATACGATGAAAATCAATGAAAAGACAGATGTTTTCAGCTTTGGAGTAGTACTTCTAGAGCTAACAACAGGCAGAGAACCTAACAATGGAGGTGAATACACCAACCTAGCAGAATGGGCATGGCAGCAATATGGTGAAGGAAAGAACATTGATGAGGCCCTGGATGAGGATGTAAAGAAAACATGCTACTCGGAAGAGATGGCTACTGTGTTTAAACTGGGACTCATCTGCACTAGCACACTACCTTCAACTCGGCCTTCCATGAAGGAAGTTCTCCACATTCTTCGCGGTTATGGTTCTTCAGATGGTTATGATATCAAAAAGGTGGGGAGTGAGTTTGACATTGCACCTCTCCTTAACACGGCGTCTTACCTTTCCAGTTACAAACGCAGTAAAAAGAAAGACGATAGCATAGTTTTCAGTGTGTGA